The following are encoded in a window of Mustela nigripes isolate SB6536 chromosome 1, MUSNIG.SB6536, whole genome shotgun sequence genomic DNA:
- the LOC132001035 gene encoding small ribosomal subunit protein eS24: MNDTVTIRTRKFMTNRLLQRKQMVIDVLHPGKATVPKTEIREKLAKMYKTTPDVIFVFGFRTHFGGGKTTGFGMIYDSLDYAKKNEPKHRLARHGLYEKKKTSRKQRKERKNRMKKVRGTAKANVGAGKK; encoded by the coding sequence ATGAACGACACAGTAACTATCCGGACCAGGAAGTTCATGACCAACCGACTACTTCAGCGCAAACAAATGGTTATTGATGTCCTTCATCCTGGAAAGGCAACAGTACCTAAGACAGAAATTCGGGAAAAACTAGCCAAAATGTACAAGACCACACCAGATGTCATATTTGTATTTGGATTCAGAACCCATTTTGGTGGTGGCAAGACAACTGGCTTTGGCATGATTTATGATTCCTTggattatgcaaagaaaaatgaacccaaacaTAGACTTGCAAGACATGGTCtgtatgagaagaaaaagacctcAAGAAAACAGCGAAAAGAACgcaagaacagaatgaagaaagtcaGGGGGACTgcgaaagccaatgttggtgctGGCAAAAAGTGA